From a single Thermoplasmata archaeon genomic region:
- a CDS encoding Toprim subdomain protein: protein MNDEERLEKLQEVLDRLSELSDDHVILVEGNKDVSALANLNIHGDIYCVQSGGGPVKAAEYVWRSGKEAVILTDWDGRGGNLAHSLRENLRSLGVGYDDSIRSDLAFLTRMYSKDVESLDSVFGLLEERSESVQHP from the coding sequence ATGAACGACGAGGAGCGTCTTGAGAAACTCCAGGAAGTTCTGGATAGGCTCTCGGAACTCTCTGATGACCATGTGATACTGGTCGAAGGCAACAAGGATGTATCTGCCCTGGCAAACCTGAACATCCATGGCGACATCTACTGCGTGCAGAGCGGAGGCGGACCTGTAAAGGCTGCCGAATACGTCTGGAGATCAGGTAAGGAGGCCGTTATCCTTACCGATTGGGACGGCAGGGGAGGGAACCTTGCCCACAGCCTCAGGGAGAATCTCCGTTCCTTGGGCGTCGGATACGACGATTCCATACGTTCCGACCTGGCCTTTCTAACAAGGATGTATTCCAAGGACGTCGAATCCCTGGATTCAGTCTTCGGGCTTCTCGAGGAGCGCTCGGAATCGGTTCAACATCCTTGA
- the coaBC gene encoding bifunctional phosphopantothenoylcysteine decarboxylase/phosphopantothenate--cysteine ligase CoaBC, translating into MTHPADEIYCEKSASLEGKTIVMGITGSIAAVECFGTIRELIRRGADVIPVMTKEAQKLVTPDSLYFASGNQPVTELTGLTEHITLLGDRESADLLLIYPATANTISKIANGIDDTTVTSMASVAIGEGVPVAIAPAMHQAMFDNPAVSDNIEKLKSWGIAFIGPRLDGVRAKVASTEEIVNSVERIVGDAYLKGKRVLVIGGRSEEPIDSMRVITNRSSGLMAVKLAEAAFRRGAEVDLWMGGCSVQLPGYIDVKRFSSVSDLISMLNDIDHDIVIVPAALSDFKPEEIDHGKITSSEGFDLGLIPVQKVLPLIRKKCGTVIGFKAESGLTKEKLIDKARQRLDEYDLTAVIANDTSSAGKSDSSVILVTKDAAIDISGTKAHNSEIILDDLFGDYES; encoded by the coding sequence ATGACACATCCGGCAGACGAGATTTACTGTGAGAAGAGCGCATCGCTCGAGGGAAAGACCATAGTCATGGGCATAACCGGCAGCATAGCGGCCGTCGAGTGCTTCGGAACGATCAGGGAACTTATCAGACGCGGAGCGGACGTGATTCCTGTGATGACGAAGGAAGCCCAGAAGCTGGTGACACCGGATTCCCTGTACTTCGCATCGGGAAACCAGCCCGTCACCGAGCTCACCGGACTCACAGAGCACATCACGCTCCTGGGAGACAGGGAATCGGCCGATCTCCTTCTGATCTATCCGGCAACGGCCAACACCATCTCCAAGATCGCCAACGGTATCGACGATACCACGGTCACCTCCATGGCCAGCGTTGCCATAGGGGAAGGCGTGCCTGTGGCCATCGCACCGGCCATGCACCAGGCGATGTTCGACAACCCCGCCGTGAGCGACAACATCGAGAAGCTGAAGTCCTGGGGGATCGCGTTCATAGGCCCGAGGCTCGATGGGGTCAGGGCCAAGGTGGCATCCACAGAAGAGATTGTGAACAGCGTCGAGAGGATCGTAGGGGATGCGTATCTGAAGGGCAAGAGGGTCCTGGTCATCGGAGGACGCAGCGAGGAACCCATAGATTCGATGAGAGTCATCACCAACAGGTCATCCGGACTCATGGCTGTGAAGCTCGCCGAGGCAGCCTTCAGGAGAGGCGCGGAAGTGGATCTCTGGATGGGCGGATGCAGCGTTCAGCTTCCCGGTTACATCGATGTGAAGCGTTTCTCCAGCGTTTCGGATCTGATCAGCATGCTCAACGACATAGACCACGACATAGTGATCGTGCCTGCGGCGCTCTCTGACTTCAAGCCCGAGGAGATCGACCACGGAAAGATTACCAGTTCAGAGGGATTCGACCTCGGACTGATTCCGGTGCAGAAGGTACTCCCGCTCATCAGGAAGAAGTGCGGAACGGTCATCGGATTCAAGGCAGAATCAGGACTGACCAAGGAGAAGCTCATTGATAAGGCCCGTCAGCGTCTGGACGAGTACGATTTGACCGCTGTCATCGCTAACGATACCAGTTCCGCAGGAAAGTCGGATTCGAGCGTTATACTTGTGACCAAGGATGCCGCAATAGACATCTCGGGTACCAAGGCTCACAACTCGGAGATAATCCTGGATGACCTTTTCGGAGACTATGAGAGCTGA
- a CDS encoding DUF357 domain-containing protein, with translation MRNDIVTEELTLKTLDMLDGARKGLELIPKEGTMLRPLAESGLEMVDCYRSDASDFIKAKDLVTAFAAINYAHAWIGCFGRLGLFDSKPRDELFLKLPECGTEDGCRITEEKMAKYLDITTRARKKVKIASPVRSFDRRLAIEFMDTSDDFFKQAVEYRRDDDFVRAFAAVNCAHAWLDGAARIGLFDVEEDDVLFTLYE, from the coding sequence ATGAGGAACGACATCGTCACCGAAGAACTCACATTGAAGACCCTGGACATGCTGGACGGGGCCCGCAAAGGTCTGGAGCTCATCCCCAAGGAAGGTACAATGCTCAGACCTCTGGCGGAGAGCGGGTTGGAGATGGTCGACTGCTATCGTTCAGATGCCTCGGATTTCATAAAGGCCAAGGACCTGGTGACCGCGTTCGCTGCCATCAACTACGCTCATGCATGGATAGGATGCTTCGGCAGGCTCGGACTTTTCGATTCTAAACCCAGAGACGAACTGTTCCTGAAACTCCCTGAATGCGGAACCGAGGACGGATGCAGGATCACCGAGGAGAAGATGGCCAAATACCTAGACATCACCACCCGGGCAAGGAAGAAGGTGAAGATAGCATCGCCGGTCAGGTCGTTCGACCGCAGGCTCGCGATAGAGTTCATGGACACATCGGATGATTTCTTCAAACAGGCTGTGGAATACCGCAGGGATGATGACTTTGTTAGGGCGTTCGCAGCGGTGAACTGCGCCCACGCATGGCTTGACGGGGCTGCGAGGATCGGTCTGTTCGATGTGGAAGAAGATGATGTCCTCTTCACTCTGTACGAGTGA
- a CDS encoding MBL fold metallo-hydrolase codes for MQVHVLASGSDGNCTIIENDGEAIMIDAGISCRRILSLMDRQGIDKDILKAILITHEHSDHVSGAGATARKLDIPVVANEATFNESHLGSVQHWVYKSNSCIDIGQFHVTPLATSHNAVEPNCYFTEVDNDKKVLVATDTGKLSAQIEYALGIADVAVIEANYDMDMLVNGPYPPSLKSLIGSDHGHMNNVDTARAIRRTMDKSENRQIFLAHLSKTNNTPDTARQSVSDVTGIKRIKIDCLEFPGDTRTLKVRERSPRPSESSQVLLPWPWEG; via the coding sequence ATGCAGGTCCACGTACTGGCCAGCGGAAGCGATGGCAACTGCACGATAATAGAGAACGACGGCGAGGCCATAATGATCGACGCCGGCATCAGCTGCAGGCGCATCCTATCGCTCATGGACCGCCAGGGCATTGACAAGGATATTCTGAAGGCCATCCTCATCACGCATGAGCATTCTGACCACGTCTCCGGTGCCGGTGCGACGGCCAGGAAGCTGGACATTCCCGTAGTGGCCAATGAGGCCACGTTCAACGAATCTCATCTGGGCAGCGTCCAGCATTGGGTGTACAAGTCCAATTCATGTATCGATATAGGTCAGTTCCACGTCACGCCTCTGGCGACTTCTCATAATGCTGTGGAGCCCAACTGCTACTTCACCGAGGTGGACAACGACAAGAAGGTCCTGGTGGCCACCGACACAGGGAAGCTGAGCGCACAGATCGAGTATGCTCTGGGGATTGCGGACGTCGCCGTGATCGAGGCGAATTATGATATGGACATGCTTGTCAACGGTCCGTACCCCCCAAGTCTCAAATCCCTGATCGGAAGCGACCACGGGCATATGAACAACGTCGATACCGCACGCGCGATCAGGCGCACCATGGACAAGAGCGAGAACAGGCAGATCTTCCTCGCCCACCTCAGCAAGACGAACAACACTCCGGATACGGCAAGACAATCGGTATCCGACGTCACGGGAATAAAGAGGATAAAGATCGACTGTCTGGAGTTCCCCGGCGACACCCGCACTCTCAAAGTGAGGGAGCGATCTCCACGGCCTTCTGAGAGTTCACAAGTATTGCTGCCATGGCCTTGGGAAGGGTGA
- a CDS encoding dTMP kinase, producing MSGAFIVFEGADGAGKTSLCRRISEQLMEMGIEVVLTAEPTHERIGAFIRSGDAGSISQRTEALLFVADRNDHTEQITKLVSEGKVVLCDRYFASTVAYQSAKLDGDASDRDWLIDINRQFIGRPDATILLDIDPKVGMDRVGVRGEEISKFERLDFQNQVRENYLRLAKEFGFSVIDASQTQDQVFAEAMEIVEKVIR from the coding sequence ATGAGCGGAGCTTTCATAGTCTTCGAAGGCGCGGACGGCGCAGGAAAAACCTCACTGTGCAGGAGGATCTCCGAGCAGCTCATGGAGATGGGAATCGAGGTCGTCCTGACGGCCGAGCCCACGCATGAGAGGATCGGGGCGTTCATACGCAGCGGGGACGCTGGCAGTATCTCGCAGAGGACCGAGGCATTACTGTTCGTCGCAGACCGCAACGACCACACCGAACAGATAACAAAACTAGTATCCGAAGGGAAGGTAGTGCTCTGCGACAGGTACTTCGCATCCACAGTGGCCTACCAATCAGCGAAGCTGGACGGCGACGCCTCCGACAGGGATTGGCTCATCGACATAAACAGACAATTCATCGGCAGACCGGATGCCACCATACTGCTGGACATCGATCCCAAGGTCGGTATGGACAGGGTGGGCGTCCGCGGAGAGGAAATAAGCAAGTTCGAGAGGCTCGATTTCCAGAATCAGGTCCGCGAGAACTATCTCCGTCTGGCGAAGGAGTTCGGATTCAGCGTGATAGACGCATCGCAGACGCAGGACCAGGTCTTCGCAGAGGCGATGGAGATAGTGGAGAAGGTGATAAGATGA
- a CDS encoding YggU family protein, giving the protein MRVADVSRDKGDRLEFDIMVSPRSNRSGLEGFDEWRKRAILRVKSPPLDGRANKEVESYFKEVTGCKSSVTAGMTSHQKTVTIAGDPKAIIEAIEKAMQ; this is encoded by the coding sequence ATGAGAGTCGCGGATGTCTCGAGGGACAAAGGGGACCGTTTGGAATTCGACATAATGGTCTCTCCAAGGTCCAACCGTTCCGGTCTGGAAGGTTTCGATGAATGGAGGAAGCGTGCGATCCTCAGGGTCAAGTCTCCTCCGCTGGACGGGAGGGCTAACAAGGAGGTGGAATCCTACTTCAAGGAGGTCACCGGCTGCAAGTCCTCGGTTACCGCAGGCATGACAAGCCATCAGAAGACCGTCACCATCGCAGGGGATCCGAAGGCCATCATCGAGGCCATCGAGAAGGCGATGCAATGA